The following are from one region of the Chryseobacterium shigense genome:
- a CDS encoding trypsin-like serine peptidase produces the protein MSKPESNQPMTAEEVSRLRTVKAKSTEKPADAEKLTSQRPAMETINGRSFPKGMKSIGMPAGEKAADGKVLETDHFYPTYSDFEYQPKLEAKKDRKPKFIERESFLTAEGVKTIFGPDQRKVYNSTAYPWRCVGRVESALGSGSGVMIGPRHLLTCAHIVDWQPNNTTGWLKFTPMYYNGSAPYGSAWGTLTYYKYKVAGPTIDSTEIQYDYVVIVLDRPIGNSTGWLGAKSYSDSWDGGAYWTHAGYPGDLTGTQRPTYQTGIALDGDFWSADDNESMSHKADIWPGQSGGPFWGYWDGAPYAVATQSAHNPSENFASGGSDLVNLVIRARNEHP, from the coding sequence ATGTCTAAACCTGAAAGTAATCAACCAATGACGGCAGAAGAAGTATCAAGACTTAGAACCGTTAAAGCAAAATCAACTGAGAAACCGGCGGATGCCGAAAAACTAACTAGCCAAAGACCAGCCATGGAAACCATTAACGGACGGTCTTTCCCTAAAGGAATGAAATCAATCGGAATGCCTGCCGGTGAAAAAGCCGCAGACGGAAAAGTACTGGAAACCGATCACTTCTATCCTACCTATTCAGATTTTGAATACCAGCCTAAACTGGAAGCAAAAAAAGACCGTAAACCAAAATTCATTGAAAGAGAATCTTTCTTAACCGCAGAAGGGGTAAAAACTATATTCGGTCCTGATCAGAGAAAAGTATATAATTCTACTGCCTACCCGTGGCGATGCGTGGGCAGAGTGGAAAGCGCATTGGGCTCAGGCAGCGGAGTAATGATTGGTCCGAGACATCTTCTTACCTGTGCCCATATTGTAGACTGGCAGCCTAATAACACCACAGGCTGGCTAAAATTCACCCCAATGTACTATAACGGAAGTGCTCCTTACGGAAGTGCATGGGGTACCTTAACTTATTATAAATACAAAGTGGCAGGCCCTACTATTGATTCAACAGAAATTCAATATGATTATGTAGTTATTGTCCTTGACAGACCTATCGGAAACAGTACAGGCTGGCTGGGTGCAAAATCATATTCTGATTCATGGGATGGCGGGGCCTACTGGACACATGCAGGCTATCCCGGGGACCTTACCGGAACGCAGAGGCCAACTTACCAGACTGGTATTGCATTGGACGGAGACTTCTGGAGTGCCGATGATAATGAAAGCATGAGCCATAAAGCAGATATCTGGCCCGGACAAAGTGGCGGCCCATTCTGGGGTTATTGGGATGGAGCCCCTTATGCTGTTGCTACACAAAGTGCCCATAATCCGAGCGAGAATTTTGCGAGTGGCGGCTCAGATCTTGTGAATCTCGTGATAAGAGCGAGAAACGAACATCCTTAA
- a CDS encoding caspase domain-containing protein, whose amino-acid sequence MKKALIVGINDYAPIGSGGPDLNGCVNDARDMANTLVICGFSPAKIKILTNQNATRANILNYLKSLVNSSVKGDSLVFYYSGHGTRVANIGTDLEIDGLDEAICPHDYASAGVIRDDDFKAVFSKLKAGVNLEVIFDCCHSGTGTRKMELGLDLELSYEAPRFIPPMLEDEFYMTYASEMQEPKSSKKAITMTKALVPVAGMNHTLWAASKDNQVSMEGNMSGQIRGYFTYHFCKILRATNGNIIRKTLDRQIAIALAAMGAAQINQTESITAEFSQKIFS is encoded by the coding sequence ATGAAAAAAGCATTAATAGTAGGAATTAACGACTATGCACCAATAGGATCAGGAGGACCGGACTTAAACGGCTGTGTAAATGACGCCAGAGATATGGCCAATACCCTTGTCATTTGTGGTTTTAGTCCTGCAAAGATTAAAATTCTGACCAATCAGAACGCAACAAGAGCCAACATCTTAAATTACCTGAAATCACTTGTCAACAGCAGTGTAAAAGGAGATTCACTGGTATTTTATTATTCCGGGCACGGAACCAGAGTGGCCAACATCGGAACAGATCTGGAAATAGATGGCCTGGATGAAGCTATCTGCCCTCACGATTATGCGAGTGCCGGGGTGATCAGGGATGATGATTTCAAAGCCGTTTTCAGTAAACTGAAAGCAGGTGTTAATCTGGAAGTTATTTTCGACTGCTGTCATTCTGGAACGGGAACAAGAAAAATGGAGCTCGGACTCGACTTAGAGCTATCATATGAAGCGCCCCGTTTTATTCCGCCTATGCTTGAAGATGAGTTTTATATGACCTATGCAAGCGAAATGCAGGAGCCTAAAAGCTCTAAAAAAGCCATCACCATGACCAAAGCACTGGTTCCTGTTGCGGGAATGAACCATACTTTATGGGCTGCATCCAAAGACAATCAGGTATCTATGGAAGGAAATATGAGTGGCCAGATAAGAGGATATTTCACTTATCATTTCTGTAAAATACTGCGGGCCACCAATGGAAATATCATCAGAAAAACACTTGACAGGCAGATTGCCATAGCACTGGCAGCTATGGGGGCAGCCCAAATTAATCAGACAGAAAGTATCACAGCAGAATTCTCTCAGAAAATATTTTCATAA
- a CDS encoding response regulator transcription factor, which translates to MKTIPIAIVDDHTLMSKALENMIMENPQYSVIMNHPNGEDFIAAIEKASELPAVVLMDINMPYKNGIETTEWLTEHRPDVKVIALTMEDDEKVLIKMLKAGAKGYLLKDMQPSILFQAIDTVFDKGSFYTDFVAQKLLKVKSEDIKNASLLSELKDREKEFIKWACSELTYKEIADKMFLSPKTIDGYRDSVFMKLEIKNRVGLVLFALKHDLC; encoded by the coding sequence ATGAAAACTATTCCCATAGCTATCGTTGATGATCATACTTTGATGTCTAAGGCATTGGAAAATATGATCATGGAAAACCCTCAGTACAGTGTAATCATGAATCATCCCAATGGTGAAGATTTTATTGCCGCCATAGAAAAAGCGTCAGAATTACCTGCAGTTGTGCTGATGGACATCAATATGCCCTATAAAAACGGTATAGAGACCACCGAATGGTTAACCGAACATCGTCCCGATGTAAAAGTAATTGCCCTGACTATGGAAGATGATGAAAAAGTTCTCATCAAAATGCTGAAAGCGGGAGCAAAAGGCTACCTGTTGAAAGATATGCAGCCGTCTATCCTTTTCCAGGCAATAGATACTGTATTCGATAAGGGTAGCTTTTATACAGATTTTGTTGCCCAGAAATTACTTAAGGTAAAATCAGAAGACATCAAAAATGCGTCCCTCCTTTCCGAGTTAAAAGACAGGGAAAAAGAATTCATAAAATGGGCCTGCAGCGAACTGACTTATAAAGAAATAGCGGATAAAATGTTTCTCAGTCCCAAGACCATTGACGGTTACAGGGATTCTGTTTTCATGAAACTGGAAATAAAAAACAGAGTTGGCCTGGTTCTTTTTGCTTTAAAGCATGACTTATGCTAA
- a CDS encoding sensor histidine kinase, whose product MEENNLVITFTITLLIVVLMMIFIYVVFIKKKTTLLIAQKEKDMRFEKELATSQVEIKEQTLNYIGQELHDDVGQKLSVVRLRQNQLVSKLKNTEKEELNELSELLGECIQDIRNLSKTLITEQIIHFGLTESIEREVKRIQKLKLLKIEFITQKQDVDISPKHGLILFRIIQESINNILKHSRAKNVSIRLEDDHEILRISISDNGKGFNTSKIQDGSGLKNMELRAKLIHAEFSIQSELDKGTQTSITYYKHLT is encoded by the coding sequence ATGGAAGAAAATAATTTGGTTATTACCTTTACAATTACTTTACTTATTGTCGTTTTGATGATGATCTTTATCTATGTGGTTTTTATCAAAAAGAAAACAACCCTACTGATCGCACAGAAAGAAAAAGACATGCGCTTTGAAAAGGAACTGGCCACTTCGCAGGTAGAAATAAAGGAGCAGACATTAAACTATATCGGGCAGGAGCTTCATGATGATGTGGGACAAAAGCTTTCTGTGGTCCGTTTACGGCAAAACCAACTTGTTTCCAAGCTGAAAAATACAGAAAAAGAAGAACTGAATGAGCTTAGTGAACTTCTGGGAGAATGTATTCAGGACATCAGAAATTTATCCAAAACATTAATTACTGAACAGATCATTCATTTCGGATTGACGGAATCCATCGAAAGAGAGGTAAAAAGGATACAGAAGCTGAAATTATTAAAGATAGAATTCATTACCCAGAAACAGGATGTTGATATTTCTCCCAAACATGGCTTGATTCTCTTCAGGATTATCCAGGAAAGCATCAATAATATCTTAAAACATTCCAGGGCCAAAAATGTATCTATCCGGCTGGAAGATGACCATGAAATTTTACGGATCAGTATTTCAGATAACGGAAAAGGCTTTAATACCTCCAAAATACAGGACGGTTCCGGATTGAAGAATATGGAACTGAGAGCAAAACTAATCCATGCAGAATTTTCCATACAGTCGGAACTTGATAAAGGAACACAGACTTCAATAACCTATTATAAACACTTAACATGA
- a CDS encoding DUF4840 domain-containing protein: MKNLIVLKVITAVLVISVIFSLFSCMNEDRIEVPPVKLEDVSGNYKGRLITVRGELRSEKIVDFKVKKDTLAFPEFPLKEIVTAVVKDPVKVQDALTAMGKVKYNLNYKSVLNAEKNWVELTFSPKDLELQIPVDGVNKKTVVTITAMQKGYFIGLDHTLRFVLAAEKITVNGTVLSPFEPVYYNFPYCIKTN, translated from the coding sequence ATGAAGAATTTAATAGTACTTAAAGTTATTACCGCTGTTTTGGTCATCTCGGTTATCTTCTCCCTGTTCTCATGTATGAATGAGGACAGGATAGAAGTACCGCCGGTAAAATTGGAAGATGTCAGCGGCAATTATAAAGGAAGACTGATTACAGTACGGGGAGAACTCAGATCAGAGAAGATTGTGGATTTCAAAGTGAAAAAAGATACCCTTGCATTTCCGGAATTTCCTCTGAAAGAAATAGTAACAGCAGTTGTAAAAGATCCGGTAAAAGTGCAGGATGCCCTTACAGCAATGGGAAAAGTAAAATATAATCTTAATTATAAATCTGTTTTAAACGCAGAAAAAAACTGGGTAGAACTTACTTTCTCACCTAAAGATCTTGAACTTCAGATCCCGGTAGACGGAGTGAATAAAAAAACAGTTGTCACCATTACCGCAATGCAGAAAGGTTATTTTATAGGACTGGATCATACATTAAGGTTTGTCCTTGCGGCAGAAAAGATCACTGTAAATGGGACGGTATTGAGTCCGTTTGAGCCTGTTTACTATAATTTTCCTTACTGTATAAAAACGAATTGA
- a CDS encoding RNA polymerase sigma factor, with protein MEENKEQILIKRLLTKEEAAWKELFGNYSGNLAGVCSRYLSGKDDIHDVLQNSFIKMFRSIETFEYRGNGSLKAWMIRITVNEALKHIRQHSGITINDDLTEFPDIPNDEEPDLDEIPQAAIMKMIRSLPDGYRTVFNLFVFEKKSHKEIAGLLGIAENSSASQLHRAKGLLIRKIKEFKMSKKAQYE; from the coding sequence ATGGAAGAAAACAAGGAGCAGATTTTGATAAAGCGTCTTCTCACAAAAGAAGAAGCTGCCTGGAAAGAACTTTTCGGAAACTATTCCGGAAATCTTGCCGGGGTCTGTTCCCGTTATCTTTCGGGGAAAGATGATATTCATGATGTTCTTCAGAACAGCTTTATTAAAATGTTCCGCTCTATAGAAACATTTGAATACAGAGGAAATGGCTCATTGAAGGCCTGGATGATCCGCATTACCGTAAACGAGGCTTTAAAGCATATCAGACAGCATTCCGGCATAACAATCAATGATGACCTCACGGAGTTTCCGGATATTCCCAATGATGAAGAGCCTGATCTTGATGAAATTCCACAGGCAGCCATTATGAAAATGATAAGATCGCTTCCGGATGGTTACAGAACTGTTTTTAATCTGTTTGTATTTGAGAAAAAAAGCCATAAGGAAATTGCCGGGCTTTTAGGAATAGCAGAGAATTCTTCCGCCTCTCAGCTGCATAGGGCAAAAGGACTGCTGATCCGGAAAATTAAAGAATTTAAAATGTCAAAAAAAGCACAATATGAATAA
- a CDS encoding outer membrane beta-barrel protein: MNNQWLNDLHRKMEDHEEDIPDGLWEDIKDELFSGEEENGIAGSMPLGTDDEKDGKPVSADKRNSLWFRVGGIAAAIVMLFFTGKLLQEMNSDKPGVKITKNSENGKIKDRDKNITESLKINTEEQFNTEESKKYSIQEKIWKDKNSINTVLENVFSRKITDHGKALSKFIEKETGLELLTKKELPFYSPPSVNENPLPEKEQESREIFDGNENNLPEKYAAHDKPKALVQQPEKWMLSMLTGNVSPNSSDQKFPGYTSMSGSPMTFSDVLIASTETDPVTEVLLANQSKEVEARIRHKVPVTFGVSMYYNIGKKWGIGTGINYTKLTSELHSGSNSNYIKGDQSVHYIGIPVQVNYNVVQKGRFTGYVTGGILAEKAVAGKLKTQYIINDEVQETQEERIDVKPVQFSVNSAVGLQVKIIDKIGIYAEPGIGYHFKNESQLNTIYKEKPLNFNMKFGIRILLD, translated from the coding sequence ATGAATAATCAGTGGCTGAATGATCTGCACAGGAAAATGGAAGACCACGAAGAGGATATTCCGGATGGGCTGTGGGAAGATATTAAAGATGAACTTTTTTCCGGAGAGGAAGAAAACGGAATTGCCGGAAGTATGCCGCTTGGAACGGATGATGAAAAAGACGGTAAACCTGTTTCTGCAGATAAAAGAAATTCTCTCTGGTTTCGTGTCGGAGGAATTGCGGCGGCAATTGTTATGCTGTTCTTTACGGGAAAGCTTTTACAGGAAATGAATTCAGATAAACCAGGGGTTAAAATAACAAAAAACTCCGAAAATGGTAAAATTAAAGATAGAGACAAAAATATCACAGAATCACTGAAAATAAATACAGAAGAACAATTCAATACAGAAGAAAGTAAAAAATATAGTATTCAGGAAAAAATATGGAAAGATAAAAACAGTATCAATACTGTTCTAGAAAATGTATTTAGCAGAAAAATAACTGATCACGGAAAAGCATTATCAAAATTCATAGAAAAAGAAACCGGCTTAGAGCTTTTAACCAAAAAAGAACTGCCTTTTTATAGTCCACCTTCAGTTAATGAGAATCCGCTGCCGGAAAAAGAACAGGAATCCCGGGAAATTTTTGACGGAAATGAAAATAATCTTCCGGAAAAATATGCTGCTCATGATAAACCTAAAGCTTTAGTTCAACAGCCTGAAAAATGGATGCTGAGTATGCTTACAGGAAATGTTTCCCCGAACTCTTCAGATCAGAAATTCCCAGGTTATACCTCTATGAGCGGAAGTCCCATGACTTTTAGTGATGTGTTAATCGCCAGTACGGAAACTGATCCCGTTACAGAAGTTCTGCTGGCTAACCAGAGCAAAGAAGTTGAAGCAAGAATAAGACATAAAGTTCCCGTAACATTTGGAGTATCCATGTATTATAACATTGGAAAAAAATGGGGAATAGGTACAGGAATTAATTATACCAAACTTACCTCTGAGCTTCACTCAGGAAGCAATTCAAATTATATAAAAGGAGACCAGAGTGTTCATTATATAGGCATTCCGGTGCAGGTAAACTACAATGTAGTTCAAAAAGGACGCTTTACAGGATACGTTACCGGGGGAATACTTGCAGAAAAAGCAGTGGCAGGAAAGCTTAAGACACAATATATAATAAATGATGAGGTACAGGAAACACAGGAAGAACGCATTGATGTTAAACCAGTGCAGTTTTCAGTGAATTCAGCAGTAGGGCTGCAGGTGAAAATTATTGATAAGATCGGTATATATGCAGAGCCGGGGATTGGCTATCATTTCAAAAATGAAAGTCAGCTCAATACCATTTATAAAGAAAAACCTTTAAACTTCAATATGAAATTCGGGATCAGGATTTTGTTAGACTGA
- a CDS encoding T9SS type A sorting domain-containing protein — protein sequence MKPKLIFLALLFMPLLNMKAQCNPTITSPRLGVQFPDKILFCNTETEILSTQTSGTYQWYKQEWTWQTPNTNPWTAIPGATSQTFAINGNDDQLYYFKVVVTQGDCTAESPVVMADGFVYALPAMISTMTPGTFEIVGAGELNVCTGASVKFDDAFPDLYGTHVWYRCIPGSPPPSAGDPCIINGVTGDSYIATQSGEYGFYACTAYCPDQCEFLGTGNFVKVNFGSWEFCSLGTDETKRKENSLKVYPNPTAQFLYIGKESDKVYKEISIIDMSGKMVLQKKEHRFNDAVDVSRLVPGNYIIISKDSGGHTYKNKFIKK from the coding sequence ATGAAACCCAAACTTATTTTTTTGGCTCTCCTTTTCATGCCCTTACTGAATATGAAAGCACAGTGCAATCCTACTATTACAAGCCCCAGGCTAGGCGTACAGTTTCCGGATAAAATACTGTTCTGCAATACCGAAACAGAAATACTTTCTACCCAAACATCCGGAACATACCAGTGGTACAAACAGGAATGGACCTGGCAAACGCCTAATACCAATCCCTGGACTGCAATTCCCGGGGCAACTTCACAAACATTCGCGATCAATGGAAATGACGATCAGCTTTATTATTTTAAAGTAGTAGTTACACAGGGAGACTGTACCGCAGAAAGTCCTGTTGTAATGGCAGACGGGTTTGTGTATGCACTTCCTGCAATGATCAGCACAATGACGCCCGGAACTTTTGAGATTGTAGGAGCAGGAGAGCTCAATGTATGTACAGGTGCTTCCGTAAAATTTGATGATGCCTTTCCGGATCTGTACGGAACCCATGTCTGGTACAGGTGTATTCCCGGCAGTCCACCCCCTTCTGCCGGGGATCCATGTATCATTAATGGAGTAACGGGAGATTCTTACATTGCTACACAATCGGGAGAATATGGATTTTATGCCTGTACTGCGTATTGTCCGGATCAGTGTGAATTTTTGGGAACCGGAAACTTTGTAAAAGTCAATTTCGGGAGCTGGGAATTCTGCAGCCTGGGAACAGATGAAACGAAACGTAAGGAGAATAGCCTGAAAGTGTACCCCAATCCTACGGCACAGTTCCTTTATATTGGAAAAGAATCCGATAAGGTTTATAAAGAAATTTCGATTATTGATATGTCCGGAAAAATGGTTCTGCAGAAAAAAGAACACCGTTTTAATGATGCTGTTGATGTAAGCAGGCTCGTTCCCGGAAATTATATCATTATTTCAAAAGATTCAGGAGGACATACCTATAAGAACAAATTCATAAAGAAATAA
- a CDS encoding YifB family Mg chelatase-like AAA ATPase: MLVKIYGSAIHGVAAQTITIEVNVDTGGVGYHLVGLPDNAIKESSYRISAALKNVGYKIPGKKITINMAPADLRKEGAAYDLSIAIGILAASDQIRAENIYDYVIMGELSLDGSLQPIKGVLPIAIQAREEGFKGIILPMQNTREAAIVDNLDVYGIENIKEVIDFFNEGKPIEKVILDTRKEFQEKINDFPFDFSEVKGQETAKRAMEIAAAGGHNIILIGPPGSGKTMLAKRIPGILPPLTLKEALETTKIHSVAGKMGAETSLMTVRPFRSPHHTISDVALVGGGSYPQPGEISLAHNGVLFLDEMPEFKRTVLEVMRQPLEDREVTISRARFTVNYPASFMLVASMNPSPSGFFPDDPGNTSSVYEMQRYMNKLSGPLLDRIDIHIEVQKVEFEQLAEKRKGEKSSDIRQRVLKARSIQNERYKKLNISYNAQIGPKEIEAFCSLDETSMNLIKMAMEKLNLSARAYDRILKVARTAADLEGTENILSHHISEAIQYRSLDREFWNV, translated from the coding sequence ATGTTAGTTAAAATTTATGGAAGTGCCATCCACGGAGTAGCTGCGCAAACCATTACCATTGAAGTGAATGTAGACACCGGAGGAGTGGGGTATCATCTTGTAGGGCTTCCCGATAATGCCATCAAAGAAAGCAGTTACAGGATCTCTGCTGCACTGAAGAATGTGGGTTACAAAATTCCCGGTAAAAAAATCACCATTAATATGGCTCCTGCAGATCTCAGGAAAGAGGGAGCTGCTTACGATCTTTCCATTGCTATAGGCATTCTTGCCGCATCAGATCAGATCCGTGCCGAAAATATCTACGATTATGTTATTATGGGAGAGCTTTCCCTTGATGGAAGCCTGCAGCCGATAAAAGGGGTACTGCCTATAGCCATTCAGGCACGGGAAGAAGGCTTCAAAGGAATTATACTTCCCATGCAGAATACCCGGGAAGCTGCTATTGTGGACAATCTGGATGTATATGGAATAGAAAATATCAAAGAAGTCATTGATTTTTTTAACGAAGGAAAACCTATCGAAAAAGTTATACTGGACACGAGAAAAGAATTTCAGGAGAAAATAAATGATTTTCCGTTTGATTTTTCTGAAGTTAAAGGCCAGGAAACAGCAAAAAGAGCAATGGAAATAGCAGCGGCGGGAGGACATAACATCATTTTAATCGGACCACCCGGAAGCGGAAAAACCATGCTTGCCAAAAGAATACCCGGCATTCTTCCTCCTTTGACATTGAAAGAAGCCCTGGAAACAACAAAAATACATTCTGTAGCAGGTAAAATGGGAGCGGAAACTTCTCTCATGACTGTCAGGCCTTTCAGATCACCACATCACACCATTTCGGATGTGGCATTGGTAGGTGGGGGAAGTTATCCCCAGCCCGGAGAAATTTCACTTGCACACAATGGTGTTTTATTCCTTGATGAAATGCCGGAATTTAAAAGAACAGTTCTGGAAGTAATGAGGCAGCCTCTTGAAGACCGGGAAGTAACAATTTCCAGGGCCAGATTCACCGTAAATTATCCTGCCAGTTTTATGCTGGTTGCCTCTATGAACCCAAGTCCCAGCGGTTTTTTTCCGGATGATCCGGGGAATACTTCATCTGTTTATGAAATGCAGAGATACATGAATAAACTTTCCGGGCCTCTATTAGACAGGATTGATATTCATATCGAAGTACAGAAAGTTGAATTTGAACAGTTGGCAGAAAAAAGAAAAGGAGAGAAAAGTTCAGATATAAGGCAGCGTGTTTTGAAAGCACGCAGTATTCAGAATGAGCGATATAAAAAACTCAATATCAGTTATAATGCTCAGATAGGTCCTAAAGAAATTGAAGCGTTTTGCAGTTTGGATGAAACCTCTATGAACCTCATCAAAATGGCAATGGAAAAACTGAATCTTTCAGCAAGAGCCTATGACCGTATCCTGAAAGTTGCCAGAACCGCTGCTGATTTGGAAGGAACAGAAAATATTCTTTCCCATCATATTTCAGAAGCCATACAGTATAGAAGCCTGGACAGGGAATTTTGGAATGTATAA